A stretch of Anaeromyxobacter dehalogenans 2CP-1 DNA encodes these proteins:
- a CDS encoding tetratricopeptide repeat protein, with protein sequence MRTPGKPLTPAELSALEHAFASDPGSDAYRPLTEAYLAAGRFMEAMVVCKKGVKAHPDDPAAKVLLARVYAEQGKDRKALEELGAVLAAFPTFAAANQLAGVLHLRLGEREAGEAALRRAADAAPNDPEIRALLEKHGIGPASPAAPATPPRPAAPAASAGGPPVAPRVATPGQRPPAPPPVTAQAPAAPRERSEEVPLPTPPPARASGAAYAQQLAEKYGTQTFQIPHARQQPKRAGRGPIVATVALAAALAVALGGWALYSKARKERIEAIDRLLRETRELVDRDAYAAYGEAAAKLQEILKRDRDALAGHAFLAYVDAIRWAEHGDGDAVRDEAMRHVDAARKLGRHSHLVAAEAYLRASSGDAAGAKQALDAVLGGEDGSQSPFLLAVLGAVQLRAGDLDAARDALTRAQKANPGDARTAWLLAEQFRRRGEGYELQASGYYDYALRIQKEHLPSILGKALVVLGRGQLDEAARAAALVLAPQAGASKPQQALAHAVRAGVLAAHGKAAEAASEEQAAAKLDPASPEIPWLVGQRKQRAGDAAGAVEAFQRAVSLDDRRVSLYADLVRAQLAQEGGAQRALETLKRAVARVGESPRLALLLGDAYRAAGDADLARGQYEKAIALGKPFPDARVALARLHRDRNNVPGALVELTQAIDEYGQGGAGGAAAAYVEMADVERARGARAEVVADLYRKALDKDPASCEALWGAGKLEHDANKLADAKTKLGTYAKLCPRGPHAAEAARLAGGN encoded by the coding sequence ATGCGCACGCCTGGAAAGCCCCTCACGCCCGCCGAGCTGTCGGCGCTCGAGCACGCCTTCGCCTCCGACCCCGGCTCGGACGCCTATCGTCCCTTGACCGAGGCATACCTCGCCGCCGGTCGCTTCATGGAGGCGATGGTCGTCTGCAAGAAGGGCGTGAAGGCGCACCCGGACGATCCCGCCGCCAAGGTGCTGCTGGCGCGCGTCTACGCCGAGCAGGGGAAGGACCGGAAGGCGCTCGAGGAGCTCGGCGCGGTCCTCGCGGCGTTCCCGACCTTCGCGGCGGCGAACCAGCTCGCCGGCGTGCTCCACCTGCGGCTCGGTGAGCGCGAGGCGGGCGAGGCGGCGCTGCGCCGCGCCGCCGACGCCGCGCCGAACGATCCGGAGATCCGTGCGCTGCTGGAGAAGCACGGGATCGGCCCCGCGTCGCCCGCCGCGCCCGCGACGCCTCCGCGGCCGGCCGCGCCGGCGGCGTCCGCAGGGGGGCCGCCCGTCGCCCCGCGCGTCGCCACGCCGGGCCAGCGCCCGCCTGCTCCCCCGCCGGTCACGGCGCAGGCGCCGGCGGCTCCGCGCGAGCGGTCGGAGGAGGTGCCGCTGCCCACGCCGCCGCCCGCGCGCGCGAGCGGCGCCGCGTACGCGCAGCAGCTCGCGGAGAAGTACGGCACCCAGACGTTCCAGATCCCGCACGCGCGGCAGCAGCCGAAGCGCGCCGGCCGCGGGCCCATCGTCGCCACGGTGGCGCTCGCCGCCGCGCTGGCCGTGGCGCTGGGCGGCTGGGCGCTCTACAGCAAGGCGCGCAAGGAGCGCATCGAGGCCATCGACCGGCTGCTCCGCGAGACGCGCGAGCTGGTGGATCGCGACGCCTACGCCGCCTACGGCGAGGCCGCGGCGAAGCTCCAGGAGATCCTGAAGCGCGACCGCGACGCGCTCGCGGGCCACGCGTTCCTCGCGTACGTGGACGCGATCCGCTGGGCGGAGCACGGCGACGGCGACGCGGTGCGCGACGAGGCGATGCGCCACGTGGACGCGGCGCGAAAGCTCGGGCGCCACTCGCACCTGGTCGCGGCGGAGGCGTACCTGCGCGCGAGCTCGGGCGACGCGGCCGGCGCGAAGCAGGCGCTCGACGCGGTGCTGGGCGGCGAGGACGGCTCGCAGAGCCCGTTCCTGCTCGCGGTGCTCGGCGCGGTGCAGCTGCGCGCCGGCGATCTCGACGCCGCGCGCGACGCGCTCACCCGCGCGCAGAAGGCGAACCCCGGCGACGCGCGCACCGCCTGGCTGCTGGCCGAGCAGTTCCGGCGGCGCGGCGAGGGCTACGAGCTGCAGGCGTCGGGCTACTACGACTACGCGCTGCGGATCCAGAAGGAGCACCTCCCGTCGATCCTGGGCAAGGCGCTGGTGGTGCTCGGCCGCGGCCAGCTCGACGAGGCGGCCCGCGCCGCCGCGCTGGTCCTCGCGCCGCAGGCCGGCGCGTCGAAGCCGCAGCAGGCGCTGGCGCACGCGGTGCGTGCCGGCGTGCTCGCCGCGCACGGCAAGGCCGCCGAGGCGGCCTCGGAGGAGCAGGCCGCGGCGAAGCTCGACCCGGCCAGCCCGGAGATCCCGTGGCTGGTGGGGCAGCGCAAGCAGCGGGCCGGCGACGCCGCCGGCGCGGTGGAGGCGTTCCAGCGCGCCGTGTCGCTCGACGACCGCCGCGTCTCGCTCTACGCCGACCTGGTGCGGGCGCAGCTCGCGCAGGAGGGCGGCGCGCAGCGCGCCCTGGAGACGCTGAAGCGGGCCGTGGCGCGCGTGGGCGAGAGCCCGCGCCTCGCGCTGCTGCTCGGCGACGCGTACCGTGCCGCGGGCGACGCCGACCTGGCGCGGGGCCAGTACGAGAAGGCCATCGCGCTCGGCAAGCCGTTCCCCGACGCGCGGGTGGCGCTGGCGCGGCTGCACCGCGATCGGAACAACGTGCCCGGCGCGCTGGTGGAGCTGACGCAGGCCATCGACGAGTACGGCCAGGGCGGCGCCGGCGGCGCGGCCGCCGCCTACGTCGAGATGGCGGACGTGGAGCGCGCGCGCGGCGCGCGCGCCGAGGTCGTGGCCGACCTGTACCGCAAGGCGCTCGACAAGGACCCCGCGAGCTGCGAGGCGCTCTGGGGCGCCGGCAAGCTCGAGCACGACGCGAACAAGCTGGCGGACGCGAAGACCAAGCTGGGCACCTACGCAAAGCTCTGCCCGCGCGGGCCGCACGCGGCCGAGGCCGCGCGCCTGGCGGGCGGGAACTGA
- a CDS encoding response regulator, with amino-acid sequence MTGGGPLVLVVEDEAPVRRFLRAALAAHGYRIEEAGTVAEAEQLAPGHNPDVFLLDLGLPDGDGIDLARRLREWTRAPIIVLSARGREEDKVTALDAGADDYLTKPFGVNELLARVRVALRHAQAPPDGPPVVEVGPLRIDLARREITRSGAEVRLTPTEYRVLAMLARNAGKVLTHRQILREVWGPNATEAHYVRVQVAELRKKLEDEPARPRLLMTEPGVGYRLRDRVD; translated from the coding sequence GTGACCGGCGGCGGCCCGCTCGTGCTCGTCGTCGAGGACGAGGCGCCGGTACGCCGCTTCCTGCGCGCCGCGCTGGCCGCGCACGGCTACCGGATCGAGGAGGCCGGCACGGTCGCCGAGGCGGAGCAGCTCGCGCCCGGCCACAACCCGGACGTCTTCCTCCTCGACCTCGGGCTCCCGGACGGCGACGGGATCGACCTCGCCCGGCGGCTCCGCGAGTGGACGCGCGCGCCGATCATCGTGCTGTCGGCGCGCGGCCGCGAGGAGGACAAGGTGACCGCCCTCGACGCCGGGGCCGACGACTACCTGACGAAGCCGTTCGGAGTGAACGAGCTCCTGGCGCGCGTCCGGGTGGCGCTCCGGCACGCCCAGGCGCCGCCGGATGGGCCTCCGGTGGTCGAGGTCGGGCCGCTCCGCATCGACCTCGCCCGCCGCGAGATCACGCGGAGCGGCGCCGAGGTGCGGCTCACGCCCACCGAGTACCGGGTCCTCGCGATGCTCGCGCGCAACGCGGGCAAGGTGCTGACCCACCGCCAGATCCTCCGCGAGGTGTGGGGCCCGAACGCGACCGAGGCGCACTACGTCCGCGTCCAGGTGGCCGAGCTGCGCAAGAAGCTCGAGGACGAGCCGGCGCGGCCGCGGCTGCTGATGACCGAGCCCGGCGTCGGGTACCGCCTGCGCGACCGCGTCGACTGA
- a CDS encoding mechanosensitive ion channel family protein, with product MTRSSLALARAAALALAAALAAPAAAQPGAAAGAPPAAASPRDAAAPPARAPRVEVRVEPEPEARPFFEAHLPAPLRERGPRGLLWWQWLAMPGVVLVAVTLGSVLGWLTRKGLGHLAARTRTTWDDLLLQRIASPLTALWAVGLVTAMLPWLVLPDGAATVVHHLLRAVAFLVVFWGAYRSVGVAFQAMALAPRTATNPGLAAFLPVGRKIAKAAVVAIGLISVLNELGFQVASLLAGLGIGGIAVAFGAQKTVENLFGSVSIGVDQPFRQGDYVNVEGVTGTVESIGMRSTRIRTLDRTLVTIPNGKLSEMRSETFGARDRIRLSLNLGLSYSTSAAQMREVIRRVDALLRAHPRVHPDGIGVRFTALLDSTLNVEVLAWFQTTDWNEFCEIRTEVLLQIMEAVEGAGSSFAFPTRTVQLVSEGGADPARR from the coding sequence ATGACGCGATCCTCCCTCGCCCTCGCCCGCGCCGCCGCGCTGGCGCTCGCGGCCGCGCTCGCCGCGCCCGCCGCCGCGCAGCCGGGCGCCGCCGCCGGCGCCCCGCCCGCCGCGGCGTCCCCCCGGGACGCGGCCGCGCCACCGGCGCGCGCGCCGCGCGTGGAGGTGCGCGTCGAGCCCGAGCCGGAGGCCCGTCCGTTCTTCGAGGCGCACCTGCCGGCGCCGCTCCGGGAGCGCGGGCCGCGCGGCCTGCTCTGGTGGCAGTGGCTGGCCATGCCGGGCGTGGTCCTGGTCGCCGTGACGCTCGGCTCCGTGCTCGGGTGGCTCACGCGCAAGGGGCTCGGCCACCTCGCCGCGCGCACCCGCACCACCTGGGACGACCTGCTGCTGCAGCGCATCGCCAGCCCGCTCACCGCGCTGTGGGCGGTCGGCCTGGTCACCGCGATGCTCCCGTGGCTGGTCCTGCCGGACGGCGCCGCCACGGTGGTGCACCACCTGCTGCGCGCCGTCGCGTTCCTGGTGGTGTTCTGGGGCGCCTATCGCTCGGTGGGCGTCGCGTTCCAGGCCATGGCGCTGGCGCCGCGCACCGCCACGAACCCGGGGCTGGCCGCGTTCCTGCCGGTCGGTCGCAAGATCGCGAAGGCGGCGGTGGTCGCCATCGGCCTCATCTCGGTCCTGAACGAGCTCGGGTTCCAGGTCGCGAGCCTCCTCGCCGGCCTCGGCATCGGCGGCATCGCGGTGGCGTTCGGCGCCCAGAAGACCGTCGAGAACCTGTTCGGCTCGGTGTCGATCGGCGTGGACCAGCCGTTCCGGCAGGGCGACTACGTCAACGTGGAGGGGGTCACCGGCACGGTGGAGTCGATCGGCATGCGCTCCACGCGCATCCGCACGCTGGACCGGACGCTCGTCACCATCCCGAACGGGAAGCTCTCCGAGATGCGGAGCGAGACCTTCGGCGCCCGCGACCGCATCCGGCTCTCGCTCAACCTCGGGCTGTCCTACTCGACCTCGGCCGCGCAGATGCGCGAGGTGATCCGCCGGGTGGACGCGCTGCTCCGCGCGCATCCCAGGGTCCACCCCGACGGCATCGGCGTGCGCTTCACCGCGCTGCTCGACTCGACGCTCAACGTGGAGGTGCTGGCCTGGTTCCAGACCACCGACTGGAACGAGTTCTGCGAGATCCGCACCGAGGTGCTGCTGCAGATCATGGAGGCGGTGGAGGGGGCGGGGTCGTCGTTCGCGTTCCCGACCCGCACCGTCCAGCTCGTGTCGGAGGGCGGCGCCGATCCGGCGCGCCGGTAG
- a CDS encoding DNA polymerase ligase N-terminal domain-containing protein — protein MPDRLERYRAMRDPGRTPEPFGGGAPGEDGSGSARAFVVQKHAARRLHWDFRLELGGTLRSWAVPKGPSADPSDRRMAIEVEDHPVEYADFEGIIPAGNYGAGAVIVWDRGAWWPVGDPEDGLARGKLVFRLRGHKLRGEWTLVRTRAGDGGKRQWLLLKHRGDPFAGPGRPFPEASVLSGRTVEELAAGTSRAEAAAREAARLGAPARPLPRRGPAPMAPGARRAPFDRAGWLFEVAQGGQRVSARREGTGAVLRSPQGEDLGPRFPEVALAVALLPGDPVLDGELVVLDDEGRASAEALEARARTGASAAAGAALQRPATLFAFDLLALGGRDLRALALADRKRLLAEVAPAVGSVRFAGHVEREGKALHREAADRGLPGVLARRAAAPYRSGRSADWVLVPAARSAAPRPPAPRPRGDAPAATGAVPVERTVNVVHPEKVWFPEDGITKGELVAYHRAIAPFMLPYLADRPLVLTRFPEGIHGRSFLQEDAPAWRPRWLRAATVHAGEGGRTLDHLLVDDADGLAWLVDQGAIPLDVLAGRAGALERPDWCVLELDAGDAPFAQGVRVARALHALCDAAGLPSHVKTTGERGLHVLVPLGGQLTHAQARTLAELLARTVEAELPDLATTARTAAARGGRVHVDALRNGHGTAIAAPYTVRPRPGAPVSTPLRWSEVNARLDPARFTVRTVPARVARLGRDPLGPVLTERPDLLRALARLRARPGAVGCGRPARSAPFVTRRTPGDATRRRARRLVVPARMWGQVAEPRPGGDFAAMCRPTRNRSRQ, from the coding sequence GTGCCCGACCGGCTGGAGCGATACCGCGCCATGCGCGACCCGGGCCGGACGCCGGAGCCGTTCGGCGGCGGTGCGCCCGGCGAGGACGGATCCGGCTCGGCGCGGGCGTTCGTCGTCCAGAAGCACGCGGCCCGGCGCCTCCACTGGGACTTCCGGCTCGAGCTGGGCGGGACGCTGCGGAGCTGGGCGGTGCCGAAGGGCCCCTCCGCCGATCCCTCCGACCGGCGCATGGCCATCGAGGTGGAGGATCACCCGGTCGAGTACGCGGACTTCGAGGGGATCATCCCCGCCGGCAACTACGGCGCAGGGGCGGTGATCGTGTGGGATCGCGGCGCGTGGTGGCCGGTGGGCGATCCCGAGGACGGCCTGGCCCGCGGCAAGCTCGTGTTCCGCCTGAGGGGCCACAAGCTGCGCGGAGAGTGGACGCTGGTCCGGACCCGCGCCGGGGACGGCGGGAAGCGCCAGTGGCTGCTCCTGAAGCACCGCGGCGATCCGTTCGCCGGGCCGGGGCGGCCGTTCCCGGAGGCGTCCGTGCTCTCGGGGCGCACCGTGGAGGAGCTCGCGGCCGGCACGAGCCGGGCCGAGGCCGCCGCCCGCGAGGCCGCGCGCCTCGGCGCGCCGGCGCGTCCGCTCCCGCGGCGGGGGCCCGCGCCGATGGCGCCGGGCGCGCGCCGGGCGCCGTTCGACCGCGCGGGCTGGCTGTTCGAGGTGGCGCAGGGCGGCCAGCGCGTGTCGGCGCGCCGCGAGGGCACCGGGGCGGTGCTGCGCTCGCCGCAGGGTGAGGACCTCGGGCCGCGCTTCCCGGAGGTGGCGCTCGCCGTGGCGCTCCTGCCCGGCGATCCGGTGCTCGACGGCGAGCTGGTGGTGCTCGACGACGAGGGGCGGGCGTCGGCCGAGGCGCTCGAGGCTCGCGCCCGCACCGGCGCGAGCGCGGCCGCCGGCGCCGCGCTGCAGCGGCCGGCGACGCTGTTCGCGTTCGACCTCCTGGCCCTGGGTGGGCGCGACCTGCGCGCGCTGGCGCTCGCCGACCGCAAGCGGCTGCTCGCCGAGGTGGCGCCCGCGGTCGGCTCGGTGCGCTTCGCCGGCCACGTCGAGCGCGAGGGGAAGGCGCTCCACCGCGAGGCGGCGGACCGGGGCCTCCCCGGCGTGCTCGCCCGGCGGGCCGCGGCGCCCTACCGGTCCGGCCGATCCGCCGACTGGGTGCTCGTGCCCGCCGCCCGGAGCGCGGCCCCGCGCCCGCCGGCGCCGCGCCCCCGGGGCGACGCGCCGGCCGCGACCGGCGCCGTCCCGGTGGAACGCACCGTGAACGTGGTCCATCCGGAGAAGGTCTGGTTCCCGGAGGACGGGATCACGAAGGGCGAGCTCGTCGCGTACCACCGGGCCATCGCACCGTTCATGCTGCCGTACCTGGCCGATCGTCCGCTGGTGCTCACCCGGTTCCCGGAAGGCATCCACGGTCGCAGCTTCCTGCAGGAGGACGCGCCGGCGTGGCGGCCGCGCTGGTTGCGCGCGGCGACGGTGCACGCAGGGGAGGGGGGCCGCACCCTCGATCACCTCCTGGTGGACGACGCCGACGGCCTCGCCTGGCTGGTGGATCAGGGCGCGATCCCGCTCGACGTGCTGGCGGGCCGCGCCGGCGCGCTGGAGCGGCCGGACTGGTGCGTGCTGGAGCTCGACGCGGGCGACGCGCCGTTCGCGCAGGGGGTGCGGGTGGCGCGCGCGCTCCACGCGCTGTGCGACGCCGCCGGGCTGCCGAGCCACGTCAAGACCACCGGCGAGCGGGGGCTGCACGTGCTCGTCCCGCTCGGCGGCCAGCTCACGCACGCGCAGGCCCGCACGCTCGCCGAGCTGCTGGCGCGGACGGTGGAGGCCGAGCTGCCGGACCTGGCCACCACCGCCCGCACGGCCGCGGCGCGCGGCGGCCGCGTGCACGTCGACGCGCTGCGGAACGGCCACGGCACCGCCATCGCGGCGCCGTACACGGTGCGCCCGAGGCCGGGGGCGCCGGTGTCCACGCCGCTGCGCTGGAGCGAGGTGAATGCCCGCCTGGACCCGGCGCGGTTCACCGTGCGCACGGTGCCTGCGCGCGTGGCCCGGCTCGGACGCGATCCGCTCGGGCCGGTCCTGACCGAGCGCCCGGATCTGCTGCGCGCGCTCGCGCGCCTGCGGGCGCGGCCGGGTGCGGTCGGGTGCGGTCGGCCGGCGCGCAGCGCGCCGTTCGTGACGCGCCGCACGCCTGGGGATGCGACCCGCCGCCGCGCGCGCCGCCTCGTGGTGCCGGCGCGCATGTGGGGACAGGTGGCCGAACCCCGCCCGGGGGGCGACTTTGCGGCAATGTGCCGGCCGACGCGCAATCGTTCGCGCCAATGA
- the xrtE gene encoding exosortase E/protease, VPEID-CTERM system encodes MSAGAGVAARSCGRGLRVARLRGGVRWTVPAVIVAAEYLGLSLLVDLPMAGPAMTLVRPLRMLGPVLFGAAAAGWLIARGESRGGTGAAPLPPLPAWRPWPTLALQAGAYAVTAATAVALLRPGAPPPSPAAMAVFIACAAATGLLALRAAAPLGWLLAALARRWLAPLVALSVGLLAWRAASAAEGLWGALTAVTLHAAGALASAAGAEIQVDPARSVIRASGVRIEIAPICSGVDGIGLVVLFQAVWIALARERIRWERALVLLPLGAAAALAGNVLRVAALTLLAAAGRPDLAFGGFHSKLGWAFFIAIALGSVAIAERSRWLARPADAEGSAAAGVPPGAGAYAAPFVAMLATALVTSMLAGDGLDRLYGLRVAAGAGVLLAVRRRLPVAVLAPALLPIAAGLAVGAAWVALAGGDGTAVSEGLARMGPAERAAWISARVAGACLLVPVVEELAFRGFLLPWLVSPGFRDVPPRAWSWPAALGSSLAFGAIHSQWLLGAAAGLAFAGVRRWRGRLGDAVLAHAVANAAIAAAVLGAGRWGLWGG; translated from the coding sequence ATGAGCGCGGGCGCGGGCGTCGCCGCCAGGTCCTGCGGCCGCGGCCTGCGCGTCGCGCGGCTGCGGGGGGGCGTCCGATGGACGGTCCCGGCGGTGATCGTGGCCGCGGAGTACCTCGGCCTGTCGCTGCTCGTCGACCTGCCCATGGCCGGCCCGGCCATGACGCTGGTCCGGCCCCTGCGCATGCTCGGGCCGGTGCTGTTCGGCGCCGCCGCCGCCGGCTGGCTCATCGCCCGCGGCGAGTCGCGCGGCGGAACGGGTGCGGCCCCGCTCCCGCCGCTGCCGGCCTGGCGGCCCTGGCCCACGCTCGCGCTCCAGGCCGGCGCCTACGCGGTCACCGCCGCGACGGCGGTGGCGCTCCTCCGCCCCGGCGCGCCCCCGCCGTCCCCCGCGGCCATGGCGGTGTTCATCGCCTGCGCGGCCGCCACGGGCCTGCTCGCCCTGCGCGCCGCCGCGCCGCTCGGGTGGCTGCTCGCCGCGCTGGCGCGGCGCTGGCTGGCGCCGCTGGTGGCGCTCTCGGTGGGGCTGCTCGCCTGGCGCGCGGCGTCGGCGGCGGAGGGGCTGTGGGGAGCGCTCACGGCGGTGACGCTGCACGCGGCCGGCGCGCTGGCGTCGGCGGCGGGCGCCGAGATCCAGGTGGACCCGGCCCGCAGCGTGATCCGGGCGAGCGGGGTGCGCATCGAGATCGCGCCCATCTGCTCCGGCGTGGACGGCATCGGCCTGGTGGTCCTGTTCCAGGCGGTCTGGATCGCGCTCGCGCGCGAGCGCATCCGGTGGGAGCGGGCCCTCGTCCTCCTGCCGCTCGGCGCCGCGGCCGCGCTCGCCGGCAACGTGCTGCGCGTCGCGGCCCTGACGCTGCTCGCGGCCGCGGGGCGCCCGGACCTCGCGTTCGGAGGCTTCCACTCCAAGCTCGGCTGGGCGTTCTTCATCGCCATCGCGCTCGGCAGCGTGGCCATCGCCGAGCGGTCGCGGTGGCTGGCTCGCCCCGCCGACGCGGAGGGCAGCGCGGCCGCCGGCGTCCCGCCCGGCGCGGGCGCGTACGCGGCGCCGTTCGTGGCCATGCTCGCGACCGCGCTCGTCACCTCGATGCTCGCGGGCGACGGCCTCGACCGGCTCTACGGGCTCCGCGTCGCCGCGGGCGCCGGCGTCCTGCTCGCGGTCCGCCGGCGGCTGCCGGTGGCGGTGCTCGCCCCGGCGCTGCTGCCGATCGCGGCCGGGCTCGCGGTGGGCGCCGCGTGGGTCGCGCTCGCCGGCGGCGACGGGACCGCCGTCTCCGAGGGGCTGGCGCGGATGGGCCCGGCGGAGCGCGCCGCGTGGATCTCGGCGCGGGTGGCCGGCGCTTGCCTGCTGGTGCCGGTGGTGGAGGAGCTCGCGTTCCGCGGGTTCCTGCTGCCCTGGCTGGTGTCGCCCGGCTTCCGGGACGTCCCGCCGCGCGCCTGGAGCTGGCCGGCGGCGCTCGGGTCCTCGCTCGCGTTCGGCGCCATCCACTCACAGTGGTTGCTCGGCGCGGCGGCCGGCCTGGCCTTCGCCGGCGTGCGCCGCTGGCGCGGCCGCCTCGGCGACGCCGTGCTGGCGCACGCGGTCGCGAACGCCGCCATCGCCGCCGCGGTGCTGGGCGCCGGACGCTGGGGGCTGTGGGGCGGCTGA